Proteins encoded in a region of the Vibrio ponticus genome:
- a CDS encoding CYTH and CHAD domain-containing protein, with amino-acid sequence METEIELKFFVSPDFSETLRQKISEAKILQHSCRELGNTYFDTPENWLRQHDIGLRIRRFDEVYVQTVKTAGRVVAGLHQRPEYNAEHTSNEPDLSLHPGDIWPTGKDVETLQAELAPLFSTNFTREQWLIAMADGSQVEVAFDQGEVISGEDRDTICEVELELKSGQTDALFTLARSLSDNGGMRLGNLSKAARGYRLAHGYKGDEVKPMELVATDKYDTVESCLITSLEHALSHWHYHEQIYSERESIDALHEIKNSISFIRQTLTIYGDIVPRKASALIRQELKWLEQDLGWIKQYDYLDDLLEDKGHALRKLDARKFLIAELTEIQRELPEREEVLEQFNSARYTGLLLDLSRWILSRGWQPFLDDKSRQAMAQNIQPFSVEQLERTWHELMEAFPPEKVMNPQDYIEQQYRLMRNLYTGVGFASLYDADERNSFRLPWADLLQGTDDLLTLKPLELLVDKLEGEEREQLERWLFRQETSILHAMEQTRVICIEAEPYWQD; translated from the coding sequence ATGGAAACCGAGATAGAACTGAAGTTTTTTGTTTCTCCAGATTTTTCAGAAACTTTACGCCAAAAAATTTCTGAAGCAAAGATACTTCAGCATAGCTGTCGTGAGCTGGGTAACACTTATTTTGATACACCAGAAAACTGGCTAAGACAGCATGATATTGGTCTGCGCATTCGCCGTTTCGATGAGGTTTATGTTCAAACGGTAAAAACCGCGGGACGCGTGGTAGCTGGTTTACATCAGCGCCCTGAATATAATGCTGAGCATACCAGCAATGAACCTGATTTATCTTTGCATCCTGGTGATATTTGGCCAACAGGCAAAGATGTTGAAACATTGCAGGCAGAACTTGCGCCGCTCTTTTCGACCAACTTCACGCGTGAGCAATGGCTCATTGCGATGGCTGACGGTAGCCAAGTAGAAGTCGCGTTTGACCAAGGTGAAGTGATCTCCGGTGAAGATAGAGATACTATTTGTGAAGTAGAGCTTGAGCTTAAATCAGGCCAAACCGATGCCTTGTTTACTTTGGCGCGTAGCTTGAGTGATAACGGTGGTATGCGTTTAGGTAACTTAAGTAAAGCGGCTCGAGGTTACCGTCTTGCTCATGGCTATAAAGGCGATGAAGTCAAACCGATGGAACTTGTGGCGACAGATAAGTACGACACGGTGGAATCTTGTCTGATAACGTCTTTAGAGCATGCCCTATCGCATTGGCATTACCATGAACAAATCTATTCTGAGCGTGAGTCGATCGATGCGCTGCATGAAATCAAGAATTCGATTAGCTTCATCCGCCAAACCTTGACTATCTATGGTGATATTGTACCGCGTAAAGCGAGCGCGCTGATTCGCCAAGAGCTAAAGTGGTTAGAGCAAGACCTTGGATGGATCAAGCAATATGACTACCTCGACGATTTACTCGAAGACAAAGGTCATGCGTTACGCAAGTTGGACGCACGCAAGTTCTTAATCGCTGAACTGACTGAGATTCAGCGCGAATTACCAGAACGTGAAGAGGTATTAGAGCAGTTTAATTCTGCTCGCTATACCGGGTTACTTTTGGACTTGAGCCGCTGGATTCTGAGTCGAGGTTGGCAACCTTTCTTAGACGATAAATCTCGCCAAGCGATGGCACAAAACATCCAACCATTCTCTGTGGAGCAGCTAGAGCGCACTTGGCATGAGTTGATGGAAGCTTTTCCGCCAGAGAAAGTGATGAACCCGCAAGATTACATTGAGCAGCAATACCGCCTGATGCGCAATCTCTACACTGGCGTTGGTTTCGCTAGCTTATATGACGCTGATGAACGCAATAGCTTCCGCTTACCTTGGGCTGACTTGTTACAAGGTACTGATGACCTACTGACGCTGAAGCCACTAGAGCTATTGGTTGATAAGCTGGAAGGGGAAGAGCGTGAGCAGCTAGAGCGCTGGTTATTCCGTCAAGAGACCTCAATATTGCATGCGATGGAACAAACACGTGTGATTTGTATTGAAGCTGAGCCTTATTGGCAAGACTAG
- a CDS encoding TIGR00153 family protein yields MPVNTIMGLFAKSPIKPLQRHVVCVNECCSHLVNFFEVCAQGDWEKASEIRAQISHLEKEADVLKREIRIKLPRGLFMPVDRSDMLELLTQQDKLANLAKDIAGRVYGRQLAIPAPLQENFIAYVKRCLDAAQQAQKVISELDELLETGFKGREVTLVAEMINQLDKIEDDTDAMQIQLRQQLMAIEHDLNPIDVMFLYKILEWVGGIADQAQRVGARLEVMLSRS; encoded by the coding sequence ATGCCAGTAAATACAATTATGGGGTTATTTGCAAAGTCCCCTATTAAGCCTTTGCAACGTCACGTAGTGTGCGTAAACGAATGTTGCTCTCATCTCGTTAACTTCTTTGAGGTTTGTGCTCAAGGAGACTGGGAGAAAGCATCAGAAATTCGTGCACAAATTTCTCATCTAGAGAAAGAAGCTGACGTACTCAAGCGCGAAATTCGTATCAAACTTCCTCGAGGTTTGTTCATGCCTGTCGACCGTAGTGACATGTTGGAACTACTGACACAGCAAGACAAACTTGCAAATCTAGCAAAAGACATTGCCGGTCGAGTTTATGGCCGCCAACTAGCAATTCCTGCTCCTCTTCAAGAAAACTTTATCGCATACGTTAAGCGCTGTTTAGACGCCGCTCAACAAGCGCAGAAAGTGATCAGCGAGTTGGATGAACTGTTGGAAACAGGATTTAAAGGTCGTGAAGTCACTCTAGTTGCGGAAATGATTAACCAACTAGATAAGATTGAAGATGACACCGATGCGATGCAGATCCAACTTCGCCAACAATTGATGGCGATTGAGCACGATCTGAATCCAATCGACGTGATGTTCTTGTACAAGATTTTAGAATGGGTAGGCGGTATTGCCGATCAAGCACAGCGTGTAGGTGCTCGATTAGAAGTGATGCTTTCCCGCTCATAA
- a CDS encoding inorganic phosphate transporter, which produces MDILANYGTVLIIVAAIFGFMMAVGIGANDVANAMGTSVGSKALTVKQAIIIAMIFEFAGAYLAGGEVTDTIRKGVIETSLFASQPDVLVYGMMSALLAAGTWLLLASYMGWPVSTTHSIIGAIIGFACVSVGTEAVDWSSVQGIVGSWIITPVISGFFAYVIFVSAQRLIFDTEKPLFNAKRFVPVYMFITTMVIALVTIKKGLKHVGLHLSNTEAWMWAAGVSALVMVGGYIYIQKKFADREDDHGFSGVEGIFSVLMVITACAMAFAHGSNDVANAIGPLSAVVSTVEHLGEVTAKSTIAWWILPLGGFGIVVGLATLGHKVMATVGTGITELTPSRGFAAQLATACTVVLASGTGLPISTTQTLVGAVLGVGFARGIAALNLGVVRNIVASWIVTLPAGALLAVVFFYAIQASFS; this is translated from the coding sequence ATGGATATCCTTGCGAACTATGGCACTGTCCTGATTATTGTTGCAGCTATTTTTGGTTTTATGATGGCTGTGGGTATTGGTGCTAACGATGTAGCCAATGCTATGGGTACATCAGTAGGCTCAAAAGCTCTGACTGTTAAACAAGCAATCATCATTGCGATGATTTTCGAATTTGCTGGTGCTTATCTTGCTGGCGGCGAAGTAACCGATACAATCCGTAAAGGCGTTATCGAAACTTCTCTATTTGCCTCTCAACCAGATGTGCTTGTTTACGGCATGATGTCTGCGCTTCTTGCAGCAGGTACATGGCTACTGCTAGCGTCATACATGGGCTGGCCGGTATCAACCACTCACTCAATCATCGGTGCAATCATCGGTTTTGCGTGTGTTTCAGTGGGTACTGAAGCAGTGGACTGGAGCAGCGTTCAAGGTATCGTAGGTAGCTGGATTATTACCCCTGTTATCTCAGGTTTCTTCGCTTATGTAATCTTCGTCAGTGCACAACGACTGATCTTTGATACAGAGAAGCCGCTATTTAATGCTAAGCGCTTTGTACCTGTTTACATGTTCATCACCACGATGGTTATCGCACTAGTAACCATCAAAAAAGGTCTTAAGCACGTTGGTCTGCACCTAAGCAACACTGAAGCTTGGATGTGGGCGGCTGGTGTTTCAGCGCTTGTTATGGTTGGTGGCTACATCTACATTCAGAAGAAATTTGCTGATCGTGAAGACGACCATGGTTTCTCTGGCGTAGAAGGTATCTTCAGCGTACTAATGGTTATCACTGCATGTGCGATGGCGTTTGCACACGGTTCAAACGACGTAGCTAACGCGATTGGTCCTCTGTCTGCCGTTGTATCAACGGTTGAACACCTAGGCGAAGTAACAGCGAAAAGCACTATCGCATGGTGGATTCTACCGCTAGGTGGTTTTGGTATCGTTGTTGGTCTAGCGACCCTAGGTCATAAAGTAATGGCGACGGTAGGTACAGGTATTACTGAACTAACACCAAGCCGTGGCTTTGCAGCGCAGCTAGCAACCGCATGTACCGTAGTACTGGCTTCTGGTACTGGTTTACCTATCTCAACCACGCAAACACTGGTTGGTGCGGTTCTTGGTGTAGGTTTTGCTCGTGGTATCGCAGCACTTAACCTTGGCGTTGTACGTAACATCGTTGCATCTTGGATTGTGACACTTCCTGCTGGTGCTCTACTTGCTGTTGTGTTCTTCTATGCAATTCAGGCTTCGTTTAGTTAA
- a CDS encoding TIGR04211 family SH3 domain-containing protein: protein MKKLVLMIFALIIAAPSAMAQDRYISDNLFTYMHSGPSNQYRIIGSVNAGEKVKLLSTNKENGFSEVVDDRGRKGWVSTKFVTVQESMTTRLPRLEKELADVKSKLANANENADKEKAGLVDSLETSNSQIAQLKKSNSEMNQQLLASQSEVRDLRAKLDTQKDDLLMKYFTYGGGVAGIGLLLGLLLPHIIPRRKRSPAGWA from the coding sequence GTGAAAAAACTGGTTCTAATGATCTTTGCCCTCATCATTGCAGCACCTTCTGCAATGGCGCAAGATCGCTATATCTCTGATAATCTATTCACCTACATGCATTCCGGTCCGAGTAATCAGTACCGCATTATTGGCAGCGTAAATGCAGGTGAAAAAGTAAAACTGCTATCGACTAACAAAGAAAATGGCTTTAGCGAAGTTGTTGATGATCGTGGTCGTAAGGGCTGGGTATCAACCAAGTTCGTTACTGTGCAAGAAAGTATGACGACTCGTCTACCACGCCTAGAAAAAGAGCTAGCGGACGTAAAATCAAAACTGGCGAATGCCAATGAGAACGCAGACAAAGAAAAAGCAGGTTTGGTCGACTCACTAGAAACAAGCAATAGCCAGATTGCCCAACTGAAAAAAAGCAACTCAGAAATGAACCAACAGTTGCTAGCATCGCAATCGGAAGTTCGTGACCTACGTGCTAAGCTCGACACACAAAAAGATGATCTGCTGATGAAGTACTTTACTTACGGTGGTGGTGTTGCGGGTATCGGTCTACTACTTGGTTTACTTCTGCCACACATTATCCCACGCAGAAAACGCTCTCCAGCGGGCTGGGCATAA
- a CDS encoding general secretion pathway protein GspB: MANLIQSLEASQQGYQAHHADGAVYHANQTIKPSRGWGKCAVLIALPAVVVSLAVTTITYIEMRDSWLASNTGGVEVVGFSQPIQSLSYPDVGVLLDTQRLPIAPAVMKPVEPTATTQIQDGFNTPSNREGEPEQGAEEQDDLLQGIDFSTLSPDVAQLLQSAMESESPETVTDDEFAQSLLTSDVNLWTGRLPALNFQTHVYSSNPNKRWVKVNNTEFQEGSWLADGVKLISIEPQACVIEFDNQRIQVPALYDWQG; the protein is encoded by the coding sequence ATGGCGAACTTAATTCAATCGTTAGAAGCGTCCCAGCAAGGCTATCAAGCGCATCATGCCGATGGCGCCGTTTATCATGCTAATCAAACGATTAAACCGAGTCGGGGATGGGGCAAGTGTGCGGTTTTAATTGCGCTGCCTGCCGTCGTGGTGTCTCTCGCTGTCACGACAATTACCTATATTGAAATGCGTGACAGCTGGTTAGCAAGCAATACTGGCGGGGTGGAAGTGGTGGGATTTTCTCAACCCATTCAATCGCTAAGTTATCCTGATGTTGGGGTGTTACTTGATACTCAACGATTGCCGATTGCGCCTGCTGTGATGAAACCTGTTGAGCCTACAGCCACAACGCAGATTCAAGATGGGTTTAATACGCCATCGAATCGAGAAGGTGAGCCAGAGCAGGGGGCTGAAGAGCAAGATGACTTGTTGCAAGGCATCGATTTTTCGACCTTATCACCGGATGTCGCGCAATTGCTTCAATCGGCGATGGAGTCCGAATCACCCGAGACAGTGACAGATGACGAATTTGCCCAATCCCTTTTAACCAGTGATGTGAATCTGTGGACAGGGCGTTTACCTGCGTTGAATTTTCAAACCCACGTTTATTCATCTAATCCGAATAAGCGCTGGGTAAAAGTCAACAACACCGAATTCCAAGAGGGGAGTTGGTTAGCTGATGGGGTGAAATTGATATCGATAGAGCCACAAGCTTGTGTTATCGAGTTTGATAATCAGCGTATCCAAGTGCCTGCGCTGTATGACTGGCAAGGTTAG
- a CDS encoding ExeA family protein yields MYNHHFGFVELPFSIVPNSRFLYLSQRHKEAMHHLQAGLGDGGGFAMLTGEVGTGKTTVSKAMIKALDSSTQIGSILNPTFSSLELLQAICDEFGLFYAEQASIKQLTDTIKQFLLESYRDGKQTLVIIDEAQHLSAEVLEQLRLLTNLETEQRKLLKVLLIGQPELQQKLQMPQLRQLAQRITGRYHLLPLDSDETAKYIQFRLQLAGGNSELFSTKCLKQIAQATLGIPRLINLVCDAALKRAYQVGELQPSTQSVNEACEEVMSFQPAFYQAHVTKDRQASQKWKYAASTALGLALASASWFYLPGYISAPIQAQIQQTYPEQPLVVERKEVFPSELTNLLAKPSSLADGLNELYYAWGYRASVVDKMCETSESSVFNCQRLQGDFDQLLERNLPVVLSLEFNGEPRFAVLYRATPERVQLLIDSQRVEFERRWLNQIWHGEYHLIWQRLWSETLKPGMTGNQVKTLDTELSKVLEMPTSNESAYGNSLRDKVSLFQRWQGLNVDGIAGANTLRNLEWLAQSDNAPHLTVLEGI; encoded by the coding sequence ATGTATAACCATCATTTCGGGTTTGTCGAGTTACCTTTTTCCATTGTGCCCAACTCACGTTTTCTCTATTTAAGTCAGCGTCATAAAGAAGCGATGCATCACCTGCAGGCTGGGTTAGGTGATGGTGGCGGTTTTGCCATGCTGACAGGGGAAGTAGGGACAGGTAAAACTACCGTTTCCAAAGCGATGATTAAGGCACTTGATAGTTCGACTCAGATTGGCTCGATTCTCAATCCGACGTTTTCTAGCCTAGAGCTTTTACAAGCGATCTGTGATGAGTTTGGTTTGTTCTACGCCGAACAAGCATCGATCAAACAACTGACGGATACAATTAAGCAGTTTCTATTGGAGAGCTACCGCGACGGTAAACAGACCCTAGTCATTATCGATGAAGCGCAACACCTGTCAGCCGAAGTATTAGAACAGCTTCGCCTGTTGACCAACTTAGAGACCGAACAACGAAAGTTACTCAAGGTGCTGTTAATTGGTCAGCCTGAGTTGCAGCAAAAATTGCAGATGCCCCAATTGCGACAACTCGCCCAGCGTATTACTGGTCGTTATCATCTACTGCCTTTAGACAGTGATGAAACCGCGAAATATATTCAGTTTCGTTTGCAGCTTGCTGGTGGCAATAGCGAACTATTTTCTACTAAATGCTTAAAACAGATTGCTCAAGCGACTTTGGGTATCCCGCGCCTGATTAATTTGGTGTGTGATGCGGCATTAAAGCGCGCCTATCAAGTTGGTGAACTACAACCAAGTACACAGTCAGTCAATGAAGCGTGTGAAGAGGTGATGAGTTTTCAGCCCGCTTTCTATCAAGCTCATGTGACTAAAGATCGTCAGGCTAGCCAGAAGTGGAAGTATGCTGCTTCAACCGCGCTAGGTTTGGCATTAGCCAGTGCGAGCTGGTTCTACTTACCCGGTTATATTTCTGCGCCAATTCAAGCACAAATACAGCAAACCTACCCTGAGCAGCCGCTAGTGGTGGAGCGCAAAGAGGTGTTCCCTAGTGAATTAACCAACCTTTTAGCAAAACCTTCTTCGCTTGCTGATGGATTAAATGAGCTCTACTACGCATGGGGCTACCGCGCATCTGTGGTGGATAAAATGTGTGAAACCAGTGAAAGCTCCGTATTTAATTGTCAGCGATTACAAGGTGATTTCGATCAATTGCTTGAGCGCAATTTACCCGTCGTCTTAAGTTTAGAGTTTAACGGTGAACCACGTTTTGCGGTACTGTACCGTGCGACTCCAGAGAGAGTACAACTGCTGATTGATAGCCAGCGAGTCGAGTTTGAGCGTCGTTGGCTCAACCAGATATGGCATGGTGAATATCATCTAATTTGGCAGCGCTTATGGAGCGAAACGCTGAAGCCAGGGATGACGGGCAATCAAGTAAAAACTCTCGATACTGAGTTATCGAAAGTATTGGAAATGCCGACGTCTAACGAGAGTGCCTATGGTAATAGCCTGAGAGACAAAGTGAGCCTGTTCCAGCGCTGGCAAGGTTTGAATGTGGATGGTATTGCCGGAGCCAATACCTTGAGAAACCTAGAATGGTTGGCTCAAAGTGACAATGCGCCACATTTAACCGTTTTGGAGGGTATCTAA
- a CDS encoding multifunctional CCA addition/repair protein, whose amino-acid sequence MQKYLVGGAVRDQLLNLAVYDKDWVVVGATPEQMLAAGYTAVGKDFPVFLHPKSKQEHALARTERKTGAGYTGFQCHFAPDVTLEDDLMRRDLTINAMAQDEQGNIIDPYHGQKDLNDRILRHVSAAFVEDPLRVLRVARFAAKLTHLGFSVAPETMALMAQIVADGELEHLTAERVWQEWHKSLSTQDPQVFLSVLRECGALKVVLPEIDRLFGVPQPEKWHPEIDTGVHTLMVAKQASLLSESTTVRFAAQVHDLGKGVTPPSEWPSHKMHCHTGLKIIKALCERVRVPNDYRDLALMVCEQHSNIHRAAELKPATKLKILNKFDVWRKPERLNDILLCCMADHQGRKGLEHIDYPQKAIFEAAYQAGLSVQVQEIIADGFKGAAIREEMEKRRVEAIASA is encoded by the coding sequence GTGCAAAAATATCTTGTGGGCGGTGCGGTGCGCGATCAACTGCTTAATCTAGCAGTGTATGACAAAGACTGGGTAGTCGTTGGGGCAACCCCTGAGCAAATGCTGGCTGCTGGTTACACCGCGGTCGGCAAAGACTTTCCGGTATTTCTGCACCCGAAAAGTAAACAAGAGCACGCGCTGGCGCGAACTGAACGCAAAACGGGCGCGGGTTACACTGGCTTTCAATGTCATTTTGCACCCGATGTCACATTGGAAGATGACCTCATGCGCCGTGATTTGACCATCAACGCGATGGCGCAAGATGAGCAAGGCAACATTATCGACCCCTATCATGGTCAAAAAGACCTAAACGATCGCATTCTAAGACATGTCTCGGCAGCTTTTGTTGAAGACCCACTCCGCGTACTTCGCGTCGCCCGCTTTGCCGCTAAACTCACACATCTCGGTTTTAGCGTCGCGCCAGAAACCATGGCATTAATGGCTCAAATTGTTGCGGATGGAGAACTCGAACATCTCACTGCTGAACGTGTGTGGCAAGAGTGGCATAAATCCCTCTCGACACAAGATCCGCAAGTATTCCTTTCGGTATTGCGCGAATGCGGTGCACTCAAAGTGGTATTGCCGGAAATTGACCGTCTATTTGGCGTACCACAACCTGAGAAGTGGCATCCAGAAATTGATACTGGTGTTCATACCTTAATGGTGGCGAAACAAGCCTCACTACTTTCTGAATCGACTACGGTAAGATTTGCCGCGCAAGTGCACGATTTGGGTAAAGGTGTTACACCACCAAGCGAATGGCCAAGCCATAAAATGCACTGCCATACCGGGCTTAAGATCATCAAAGCGTTATGTGAGCGTGTGCGAGTACCTAACGACTACCGAGATCTCGCGCTAATGGTGTGTGAGCAGCACTCTAACATCCACCGAGCAGCGGAACTGAAACCTGCGACTAAGCTCAAGATCCTCAACAAATTCGACGTGTGGCGTAAACCAGAGCGCCTCAATGATATCTTGCTCTGCTGTATGGCCGATCATCAGGGTCGCAAAGGTCTTGAGCATATCGACTATCCACAAAAAGCGATTTTTGAAGCTGCCTATCAAGCCGGTTTAAGCGTGCAAGTACAAGAGATCATCGCTGATGGCTTTAAAGGCGCCGCGATTCGCGAAGAGATGGAAAAGCGCAGGGTCGAAGCGATAGCGAGCGCATAG
- the eno gene encoding phosphopyruvate hydratase has translation MSKIVKVLGREIIDSRGNPTVEAEVHLEGGFVGMAAAPSGASTGSREALELRDGDKSRFLGKGVLKALEAVNGPIAEALVGKDAKDQAAIDAVMIELDGTENKSKFGANAILAVSLANAKAAAAAKGMPLYEHIAELNGTAGQFSMPLPMMNIINGGEHADNNVDIQEFMIQPVGAKTLKEALRIGAEVFHNLAKVLKSKGYSTAVGDEGGFAPNLKSNAEALEVIAEAVAAAGYELGKDVTLAMDCAASEFFDKEAGIYNMKGEGKTFTSEEFNHYLADLASKFPIVSIEDGLDESDWAGFAHQTQLLGDKLQLVGDDLFVTNTKILAEGIEKGIANSILIKFNQIGSLTETLAAIKMAKDAGYTAVISHRSGETEDATIADLAVGTAAGQIKTGSMSRSDRVAKYNQLIRIEEALGERAPFNGLKEVKGQ, from the coding sequence ATGTCTAAGATCGTTAAAGTTCTAGGTCGTGAAATCATCGACTCACGTGGTAACCCAACTGTTGAAGCTGAAGTACACCTAGAAGGCGGTTTCGTTGGTATGGCAGCAGCTCCATCAGGCGCTTCTACTGGTTCACGCGAAGCTCTTGAGCTACGTGACGGTGACAAATCACGTTTCCTAGGTAAAGGTGTTCTTAAAGCTCTTGAAGCTGTAAACGGCCCAATCGCTGAAGCTCTAGTTGGTAAAGACGCTAAAGACCAAGCTGCAATCGACGCAGTGATGATCGAACTAGACGGTACTGAAAACAAATCTAAATTCGGTGCTAACGCTATCCTAGCGGTTTCTCTAGCAAACGCTAAAGCAGCAGCTGCTGCTAAAGGCATGCCTCTATACGAGCACATCGCTGAGCTAAACGGTACTGCTGGTCAGTTCTCTATGCCTCTACCAATGATGAACATCATCAACGGTGGTGAGCACGCTGACAACAACGTTGACATCCAAGAGTTCATGATCCAACCAGTTGGTGCTAAGACTCTTAAAGAAGCTCTACGTATCGGTGCAGAAGTATTCCACAACCTAGCTAAAGTTCTTAAGTCTAAAGGCTACAGCACTGCAGTTGGTGACGAAGGTGGTTTCGCTCCAAACCTTAAGTCTAACGCTGAAGCTCTAGAAGTTATCGCAGAAGCTGTTGCAGCTGCTGGTTACGAACTAGGTAAAGACGTTACTCTAGCTATGGACTGTGCAGCATCTGAGTTCTTCGACAAAGAAGCTGGCATCTACAACATGAAAGGCGAAGGTAAAACTTTCACTTCTGAAGAGTTCAACCACTACCTAGCTGACCTAGCTAGCAAGTTCCCAATCGTTTCTATCGAAGACGGTCTAGACGAGTCTGATTGGGCTGGTTTCGCACACCAAACTCAACTTCTAGGTGACAAGCTTCAACTAGTTGGTGACGACCTATTCGTTACTAACACTAAGATCCTAGCTGAAGGTATCGAGAAAGGCATCGCTAACTCTATCCTAATCAAGTTCAACCAAATCGGTTCTCTAACTGAGACTCTAGCTGCAATCAAGATGGCTAAAGACGCAGGTTACACAGCTGTAATCTCTCACCGTTCAGGCGAAACTGAAGATGCAACTATCGCTGACCTAGCGGTAGGTACTGCTGCAGGTCAAATCAAGACTGGTTCTATGAGCCGTTCTGACCGTGTTGCTAAGTACAACCAACTTATCCGTATCGAGGAAGCTCTAGGTGAGCGCGCTCCTTTCAACGGTCTTAAAGAAGTTAAAGGTCAATAA
- a CDS encoding CTP synthase, giving the protein MTTNYIFVTGGVVSSLGKGIAAASLAAILEARGLKVTMMKLDPYINVDPGTMSPTQHGEVFVTEDGAETDLDLGHYERFIRTKMTKRNNFTAGRVYSDVLAKERRGDYLGATIQVIPHITNAIKDRVINGSQGHDVAIVEVGGTVGDIESLPFMEAIRQLAVEIGRERAMFMHLTLVPYLAAAGEVKTKPTQHSVKELLSIGIQPDILVCRSDRMIPANERKKIALFCNVPEKAVISMKDVDSIYKIPQLIKSQGLDDLVCARFGINAPEADLSEWEQVIYEEANPTGEVTIGMVGKYIELPDAYKSVNEALKHAGLKNRLSVTIKYVDSQDVETKGTEVLEGLDAILVPGGFGDRGIEGKILAAQYARENKVPYLGICLGMQVALIEYARNVAGMEGAHSTEFNKDTKYPVVGLITEWVDAEGKVEERTESSDLGGTMRLGSQLCHLEKGTKARELYGNATIHERHRHRYEVNNNLRPQIEKAGLKVSGLSADKKLVEMIENPNHPWFVAAQFHPEFTSTPRDGHPLFAGFVKAAGENSRGELK; this is encoded by the coding sequence ATGACGACAAATTACATTTTTGTTACTGGCGGGGTTGTATCCTCTCTAGGTAAAGGTATTGCAGCAGCATCTCTTGCAGCTATTCTTGAAGCTCGTGGTCTTAAAGTGACTATGATGAAGCTTGACCCTTACATCAACGTTGACCCAGGTACTATGAGCCCAACTCAACACGGTGAAGTGTTTGTTACAGAAGACGGCGCAGAGACAGACCTTGACCTTGGTCACTACGAGCGTTTCATCCGCACTAAGATGACTAAGCGTAATAACTTTACAGCAGGTCGTGTTTACTCAGACGTTCTAGCTAAAGAGCGTCGTGGTGACTACCTAGGTGCAACTATCCAAGTTATCCCTCACATCACAAACGCAATCAAAGACCGCGTGATCAATGGTTCTCAAGGCCATGACGTAGCGATCGTTGAAGTTGGTGGTACGGTAGGTGATATCGAGTCACTACCATTTATGGAAGCGATTCGTCAGCTAGCGGTTGAAATCGGCCGTGAACGCGCAATGTTCATGCACCTAACTCTAGTTCCTTACCTTGCAGCAGCAGGTGAAGTGAAAACTAAACCGACTCAGCACTCTGTAAAAGAGTTGCTATCAATCGGTATCCAACCAGATATCCTAGTTTGCCGCTCAGATCGTATGATCCCAGCGAACGAGCGCAAGAAGATTGCGCTATTCTGTAACGTTCCTGAGAAAGCGGTAATCTCAATGAAGGACGTAGATTCAATCTACAAGATCCCTCAACTTATCAAGTCTCAAGGTCTAGACGACCTAGTTTGTGCTCGTTTCGGTATCAACGCACCAGAAGCAGACCTTTCTGAGTGGGAACAAGTAATCTACGAAGAAGCGAACCCAACGGGCGAAGTAACTATCGGTATGGTCGGTAAATACATCGAACTACCAGATGCTTACAAGTCAGTAAACGAAGCATTGAAACACGCGGGCTTGAAAAATCGTCTAAGCGTCACTATTAAGTATGTAGACTCTCAAGATGTAGAGACTAAAGGTACTGAAGTTCTAGAAGGTCTAGACGCAATCCTAGTACCGGGTGGCTTTGGTGACCGTGGTATTGAAGGTAAGATCCTTGCTGCACAATACGCACGTGAAAACAAAGTTCCTTACCTTGGTATCTGTCTAGGTATGCAAGTGGCACTGATCGAATACGCGCGTAACGTTGCGGGTATGGAAGGCGCACACTCAACAGAATTTAATAAAGACACTAAGTACCCAGTGGTTGGTCTAATCACTGAGTGGGTTGATGCTGAAGGTAAAGTTGAAGAACGTACTGAATCATCAGATCTAGGCGGTACAATGCGTCTTGGTTCACAGCTATGTCACCTAGAGAAAGGCACTAAAGCTCGTGAACTATACGGTAACGCGACGATTCACGAACGTCACCGTCACCGTTACGAAGTGAACAACAACCTTCGTCCGCAAATCGAGAAAGCGGGTCTGAAAGTATCAGGTCTATCAGCGGACAAGAAACTAGTGGAAATGATTGAGAACCCGAACCACCCATGGTTTGTAGCGGCTCAGTTCCACCCAGAGTTCACTTCGACTCCTCGCGATGGTCACCCATTGTTTGCAGGTTTCGTAAAAGCTGCGGGAGAAAACTCGCGCGGTGAATTGAAGTAA